Proteins from a genomic interval of Papaver somniferum cultivar HN1 chromosome 4, ASM357369v1, whole genome shotgun sequence:
- the LOC113273262 gene encoding uncharacterized protein LOC113273262: protein MVAQTCKELQETNNRQQNEINTLHSKVNNLALQLSTMSTKDDLQSMKIEMGTSMQALKEDIGKSIEKNIQSQLDFFFLIEILTKNQDASSSNTSGFHSNFHSGGRDSTQFHRMPKLDFPRFDGDNPKSWIQKCEYYFQMHNINEPRKTRMAAIHLDGKANKLYDNFCLTQTDITWPYFCNNVCAIFENPAQDNIVGLFNKLAQLTIVDAYFEEFEYYKALLLGIHHDFPESYFIASFIGGLKEEIRSSVLMFDPKKLLHAFSLVRMQEKTLVMQQKKSPLIPPTSTPIPPPKPIQNLPLKRLTPEQEAEEIYDTGGDTSHETDEEPALESDMEISLHSLTGNVSGDTIRIPGFIKKKDISILIDTGSTHRFIDSALAASLQCSIAQTGNLLVTVANGDKTVSSGICSQLKWTMQGHKFYSDLRLLHLGGCDIVLGADCLRNLGDVLFNLSKLCITFKHKGKKITLTGVHQKSSLSMMSGSAVKNFFQKHSHGIVGQLFSITSSPVPLTTPPPITNLLNEFSDVFNDKQTLPPEKNLDHQIPLNPNLHQVSPSDIHKTAFRTHHGHFEFKVMPFGLTNAPTTFQYLMNDIFKDHLGKFILVLFDDILVYSPSLEDHLLHLQTTLELLRSHQLTTNISKCSFGQSEIEYLGHIITRNGVMADPAKISSMVEWPTPTNIKALRGFWDSQATSSFIHLKKAMSTTPILDLPDFSKKFILEADACDLDIGAVLMQDGRPIAFYRKPLGPRAAALSTYEKELLEIVQYKKGSDNKVDDALSRRAHLQATCSALSLSQPSWATELMARYTDDPQVQHLIAHLTITPEQAPNYTYTNGVLRYKNRLYVGSSSTTKSKILNSIHASVVGEHSEWWYNTNYHTSLKMSPFQDLYGYLPPHLDFPSTATTSVTEVESCLKQRDVILDLLKEDLHKYQERMKFFADKKRSDRVFSVGDKVYLKLQPYRQASVVLRRNLKLAAKYYGPFTILQKISHVAYRLQLPAEARIHNVFHVSQLKQHIGVSHIPFPTLPVMDSDGQYLVISVVSLSSRTIMRNGLSVPQLLV, encoded by the exons ATGGTGGCTCAGACTTGCAAAGAGCTACAAGAAACCAACAACAGACAACAAAATGAGATCAATACTTTACATTCGAAGGTAAACAATCTAGCCTTACAACTCAGTACTATGTCGActaaagatgatcttcagtcgatgAAGATTGAGATGGGTACCAGTATGCAAGCTCTTAAGGAAGATATTGGAAAAAGTATTGAAAAGAATATTCAATCtcagttggattttttttttctaatcgagATCTTAACAAAAAATCAAGATGCTTCAAGTTCAAATACAAGTGGATTTCATTCTAATTTTCACTCTGGGGGTCGTGATTCTACTCAATTTCATCGCATGCCTAAGCTGGATTTTCCTAGATTTGATGGTGATAATCCAAAGAGCTGGATCCAAAAGTGTGAATACTATTTCCAGATGCACAACATCAATGAGCCACGAAAGACACGGATGGCAGCAATACATCTTGATGGTAAGGCCAATAAATTGTATGATAACTTTTGTCTTACTCAAACTGATATTACTTGGCCATATTTCTGTAATAATGTGTGTGCCATATTCGAAAACCCTGCACAGGACAACATAGTTGGATTATTCAATAAATTAGCTCAGCTTACTATTGTTGATGcttattttgaagaatttgagtatTACAAGGCCTTATTATTGGGTATTCATCATGATTTTCCTGAGTCTTATTTCATTGCTAGCTTTATTGGTGGTTTGAAAGAGGAGATAAGAAGCTCAGTTCTTATGTTTGATCCCAAAAAACTccttcatgctttttcacttgttAGAATGCAAGAAAAAACCCTTGTCATGCAACAAAAG aaatctcctttAATTCCCCCTACTTCCACTCCAATTCCTCcaccaaaaccaatacaaaactTACCTCTCAAACGACTTACTCCAGAACAG GAAGCTGAAGAAATTTATGACACTGGTGGTGATACTTCACATGAAACTGATGAGGAGCCTGCATTGGAAAGTGATATGGAAATCTCCTTACATTCCTTGACTGGTAATGTCTCAGGGGACACTATCAGAATTCCTGGTTTTATTAAGAAGAAGGACATTTCCATATTGATTGATACTGGTAGCACCCACAGATTTATAGATTCTGCTTTAGCTGCTAGTTTACAGTGTTCAATTGCTCAAACTGGTAATTTATTAGTCACAGTAGCCAATGGTGATAAAACTGTGAGTTCTGGTATTTGCTCTCAGCTGAAATGGACTATGCAAGGTCACAAGTTCTATAGTGATTTGAGACTACTACATTTaggtggatgtgacattgttttgGGTGCAGATTGTTTAAGGAACTTGGGAGATGTTCTTTTCAACTTGTCCAAATTATGCATTACCTTCAAACACAAAGGTAAGAAGATCACTTTAACTGGTGTTCATCAGAAGTCTTCCTTAAGTATGATGAGTGGCTCAGCGGTTAAGAATTTTTTTCAGAAACACTCTCATGGCATTGTAGGTCAGTTATTCTCAATCACAAGCTCACCTGTCCCACTCACTACCCCACCACCCATTACAAACTTACTCAATGAATTTTCTGATGTGTTCAATGATAAACAAACCCTCCCACCTGAGAAAAATTTGGATCACCAAATCCCCCTCAATCCCAATTTGCACCA AGTATCTCCTTCTGACATCCATAAGACAGCTTTCAGAACTCATCATGGGCATTTTGAATTCAAGGTTATGCCATTTGGCCTTACTAATGCCCCAACAACCTTTCAATATCTCATGAATGATATATTCAAAGATCATCTGGGGAAGTTCATTCTTGTATTATTTGatgacattttggtctatagtcCTTCCTTGGAGGATCACTTACTTCACTTACAAACAACTTTGGAGCTCCTCAGAAGCCACCAGCTAACAACAAATATATCCAAATGCTCTTTTGGCCAATCTGAAATTGAGTATCTGGGACACATCATTACTAGAAATGGAGTTATGGCTGACCCTGCAAAGATATCTTCCATGGTGGAATGGCCTACACCAACTAATATCAAAGCTTTGAGAGGATTTTGGGACTCACAGG CAACTTCATCCTTCATTCACCTCAAAAAGGCAATGTCCACTACACCTATTCTGGATTTACCTGATTTCAGTAAGAAATTCATCCTTGAAGCTGATGCTTGTGACTTAGACATTGGAGCTGTCCTTATGCAAGATGGTAGACCTATTGCTTTTTACAGAAAACCACTTGGACCAAGAGCTGCTGCCTTATCCACTTATGAGAAGGAGCTTCTGGAAATTGTGCAG TACAAGAAGGGATCAGACAACAAAGTGGATGATGCCCTATCTAGAAGAGCTCATTTACAAGCCACCTGCTCAGCATTATCCCTATCTCAGCCATCTTGGGCAACTGAACTTATGGCTAGATATACTGATGATCCTCAAGTTCAACATCTTATTGCTCATCTCACCATTACCCCTGAACAGGCTCCAAATTATACTTACACTAATGGGGTTTTGAGATACAAAAATAGACTTTATGTGGGCAGCTCTTCCACCACAAAGTCCAAAATATTGAACTCAATTCATGCTTCAGTTGTGGGTGAGCATTCAG aatggtggtataacaccaaTTACCACACAAGCTTGAAGATGAGTCCATTTCAGGATTTATATGGCTACCTCCCACCGCACTTGGATTTTCCTTCCACTGCAACCACTTCTGTTACTGAGGTGGAGTCATGCTTAAAACAGAGAGATGTTATACTTGATTTACTCAAAGAAGACCTACATAAGTATCAAGAGAGGATGAAGTTCTTTGCTGATAAAAAGAGGTCTGACAGGGTgttttctgtaggagacaaagTTTACTTAAAGCTGCAACCTTATAGGCAAGCTTCTGTGGTTCTCAGGAGGAACTTGAAACTGGCAGCAAAGTACTATGGCCCCTTTACTATACTCCAAAAGATTAGTCATGTTGCTTACAGACTTCAATTACCAGCTGAAGCCAGAATTCATAATGTTTTTCATGTCTCCCAGCTGAAGCAGCACATTGGTGTCTCTCACATTCCATTTCCAACACTGCCTGTTATGGATTCAGATGGTCAGTATCTTGTCATTTCTGTTGTTTCTCTATCCTCAAGGACTATTATGCGAAATGGACTCTCTGTACCTCAACTACTAGTTTAG
- the LOC113273263 gene encoding uncharacterized protein LOC113273263, producing MRNLGSCLLWNIWKVRNDLVFNNNHVSVVSCIHKALEDFKVFDLHHALNYCSQILVNPNIIAVWELPPPLFMKINVDAAYNNGKGVVAAVAVDSFGNHLGCGALCFNTFSATVAEAKAYVFGIQLAKRLQLSRLIVEGDASEIPKAVTGNTNEIPWSLRSTVLSILDRIKDFSEIRFVAIPRDANSIAHDLVQYAISNFINKWWYHDEPPNCIMQRLTFSED from the coding sequence ATGCGTAACTTGGGTTCTTGTTTGTTATGGAATATTTGGAAGGTTAGGAATGATTTGGTCTTCAACAACAATCATGTTTCTGTTGTTTCTTGTATTCATAAAGCTCTAGAAGACTTCAAGGTATTTGATCTTCACCATGCTTTAAACTATTGCTCTCAGATTCTTGTTAATCCGAATATTATAGCCGTCTGGGAACTTCCACCTCCTTTATTCATGAAGATCAATGTCGATGCAGCCTACAACAATGGTAAAGGTGTCGTGGCAGCTGTTGCGGTGGATTCTTTTGGCAATCACTTGGGTTGTGGTGCTCTTTGCTTTAATACTTTCTCTGCAACTGTGGCAGAAGCAAAAGCTTACGTATTTGGAATACAATTGGCAAAGAGATTACAACTTTCTAGATTAATTGTGGAAGGTGATGCTTCTGAGATTCCAAAAGCAGTGACAGGGAATACGAATGAGATCCCATGGAGTCTTCGCTCAACGGTTCTCTCGATTCTTGATCGCATCAAGGATTTTAGCGAAATTAGATTTGTAGCTATTCCTAGAGATGCTAATTCTATTGCGCATGACTTGGTTCAATACGCAATTTCAAACTTTATAAACAAATGGTGGTATCATGATGAACCACCAAATTGTATTATGCAACGTCTCACTTTTAGTGAGgattaa
- the LOC113273264 gene encoding F-box/kelch-repeat protein At3g23880-like encodes MRCVCRNWCNNLFKNPHFIEIHLQHTITVNNFNLLVINQKTDHSKPTDIYICSVDHNVLSSKNLGKAVGIDYPFMSKKCASQLIGSCNGLVCIELYGKICIWNPYTKEYKQVPATPIESPSAVASCIQMSYGFGFDCKIGDYKLLRIVGFADNEVSEARIYTLRSNSWKSLGFIQYDFSWDRNRGHLVNGVLYWIAVARHSESKASCVTVSFDICNETFRDTSLPVNCWINHGMSELGTWEGKLCLVLKHEKDDAAVWTMKDHRLSKHMNITEEIADMVLGNRLNDQRQRSIV; translated from the coding sequence ATGAGGTGTGTTTGTAGGAATTGGTGCAATAATTTATTCAAAAACCCCCATTTTATAGAAATACATCTTCAACATACTATTACAGTGAATAACTTTAATCTTCTGGTTATCAATCAAAAAACTGACCATAGTAAACCTACCGATATTTACATTTGTTCCGTCGATCACAATGTTTTATCATCAAAAAATTTGGGTAAGGCTGTTGGGATTGATTATCCATTTATGTCTAAGAAATGTGCAAGTCAACTTATTGGTTCTTGTAATGGCTTGGTTTGCATTGAACTTTATGGGAAAATTTGCATTTGGAACCCATATACAAAAGAATACAAACAAGTACCAGCAACCCCAATTGAGTCTCCTTCAGCTGTGGCAAGTTGTATACAAATGTCATATGGGTTTGGTTTCGATTGCAAGATTGGTGATTACAAGTTGTTAAGGATTGTGGGTTTTGCAGATAATGAAGTTTCTGAAGCTAGAATTTATACGTTAAGATCGAATTCATGGAAAAGCCTTGGATTTATTCAGTATGATTTTTCTTGGGACAGAAATCGCGGTCATCTTGTTAATGGTGTTCTTTATTGGATTGCAGTTGCTCGCCATTCTGAATCCAAAGCCTCTTGCGTGACAGTGTCCTTCGACATCTGTAATGAGACCTTTCGTGACACATCATTACCTGTCAACTGTTGGATTAACCATGGCATGTCAGAATTAGGTACATGGGAAGGAAAACTCTGCCTTGTTCTTAAGCATGAGAAGGATGATGCTGCTGTGTGGACGATGAAGGATCACAGATTGAGTAAGCATATGAACATTACAGAAGAGATAGCAGATATGGTACTGGGTAACAGATTAAACGACCAACGACAGAGATCAATAGTATAA
- the LOC113273265 gene encoding uncharacterized protein LOC113273265, which produces MTPFKALYEYQPPHLAFPLSVTTAVADMEEYIKERDHVLSLLKENLHKAQERMKFFADKNRVDGSLDVGDEVYLKLQPYRQTSIALKRNLKLSAKYYGPFKVVEKIGSVAHNLQLPVESRIHPVFHVSQLKKKLGAPVLPVPEFSLVDQQGQVKVEPASLLGERVTLRNNIPIPRLLIQ; this is translated from the coding sequence ATGACCCCTTTTAAGGCACTATATGAGTATCAGCCACCACATTTGGCTTTTCCACTCTCAGTCACTACAGCTGTTGCAGATATGGAGGAATACATCAAGGAGAGGGACCATGTACTGAGTTTGCTCAAGGAGAATCTTCATAAGGCTCAAGAGAGGATGAAGTTCTTTGCAGATAAAAACAGGGTGGACGGATCACTTGATGTGGGAGATGAAGTGTATCTAAAGTTACAGCCTTATAGGCAAACATCCATCGCCCTAAAAAGGAATCTCAAGCTATCAGCCAAGTATTATGGCCCTTTTAAAGTAGTCGAAAAGATTGGGTCAGTAGCACATAATCTCCAGCTGCCAGTTGAGTCAAGGATACACCCAGTTTTTCATGTGTCCCAGCTCAAGAAGAAATTAGGAGCACCTGTATTACCAGTACCAGAATTTTCATTGGTGGATCAACAAGGACAGGTTAAGGTGGAGCCAGCATCTCTGCTGGGAGAAAGAGTTACTCTGCGGAACAACATCCCTATTCCTCGGCTTTTGATACAATAG